From Oncorhynchus tshawytscha isolate Ot180627B linkage group LG27, Otsh_v2.0, whole genome shotgun sequence, a single genomic window includes:
- the LOC112225980 gene encoding dnaJ homolog subfamily C member 7 isoform X2 — MATVDDCDVTMDPEMEILSDEELEREAESFKEQGNAYYIKKDYSEAFSYYTKAIDMCPKNASYYGNRAATLMMLSRHREALEDSQQAVRLDDTFMKGHLREGKCHLSLGNAMAASRCFHRVLELEPDNSQAQQEVKNADSVLEYEKMAELGFEKHDFRMVVFCMDRALESASACHRFKVLKAECLAMLGRYPEAQSVASDILRMDATNGDALYVRGLCLYYEDCIDKAVQFFVQALRMAPDHEKARLACRNAKALKAKKEDGNKAFKDGNYDAAYELYSEALTIDPNNIKTNAKLFCNRGTVGSKLKKIDQAIEDCTKAVKLDETYIKAYLRRAQCYMDKEEYDEAVRDYEKVYQTEKTKEHKHLLKNAQLELKKSKRKDYYKVLGVDKNATEDEIKKAYRKRALMHHPDRHSSASAEVQKEEEKKFKEVGEAFTVLSDPKKKSRYDSGHDMEDDTGNMGDFDANNIFKAFFGGGGGQGYSFEANQSSGPGNFFFQFG, encoded by the exons ATGGCGACGGTTGATGACTGCGATGTGACCATGGATCCTGAAATGGAAATACTAAGCGACGAAGAATTGGAGAG GGAAGCGGAGAGCTTCAAGGAGCAAGGTAATGCATACTACATCAAGAAGGATTACTCTGAAGCATTCAGCTACTACACCAAGGCCATAG ACATGTGTCCTAAAAATGCCAGTTACTATGGAAACCGGGCGGCCACACTGATGATGCTGAGCCGGCACAGAGAGGCGCTGGAGGACTCCCAGCAGGCAGTGCGGCTCGACGATACTTTCATGAAG GGTCATCTACGGGAGGGGAAGTGCCACTTGTCCCTGGGCAACGCCATGGCAGCCAGCCGCTGTTTCCACAGGGTTCTAGAACTGGAGCCTGACAACAGCCAGGCACAGCAGGAG GTAAAGAATGCAGATTCTGTCCTGGAGTATGAAAAGATGGCTGAACTAGGATTTGAAAAGCATGACTTCAGGATG GTTGTGTTCTGCATGGACCGTGCCTTGGAGTCGGCCTCAGCCTGCCATCGGTTCAAGGTGCTGAAAGCGGAGTGTCTGGCCATGCTGGGGCGTTACCCAGAGGCCCAGTCAGTAGCCAG TGATATCCTGCGGATGGACGCTACTAATGGTGATGCCCTGTACGTCCGTGGTCTCTGTCTGTACTATGAGGACTGTATTGACAAGGCCGTCCAGTTCTTTGTCCAGGCCCTGCGCATGGCCCCTGACCATGAGAAGGCTCGCCTGGCCTGCAGA AATGCCAAAGCACTCAAAGCCAAGAAGGAGGATGGGAACAAGGCCTTCAAGGACGGGAACTATGATGCGGCCTACGAGCTGTACTCTGAGGCCCTGACCATAGACCCCAACAACATCAAAACCAATGCTAAGCTCTTCTGTAACAGGGGCACCGTGGGATCTAAG CTGAAAAAAATAGACCAGGCCATTGAAGACTGCACAAAGGCAGTTAAACTGGATGAGACCTACATCAAGGCCTATTTACGGAGAGCACAGTG TTACATGGACAAGGAGGAGTACGATGAGGCTGTGAGGGATTATGAGAAGGTCTACCAGACAGAGAAAACAAAAG AACACAAGCACCTCCTGAAGAATGCACAGTTGGAGCTGAAGAAGAGCAAGCGGAAAGATTACTACAAGGTGCTGGGAGTGGACAAGAACGCCACAGAGGACGAGATCAAGAAGGCTTACCGTAAACGGGCCCTCATGCACCATCCAG accgTCACAGCTCGGCCAGTGCTGAGGTtcagaaggaagaggagaagaagttTAAGGAGGTGGGCGAGGCGTTCACTGTGCTGTCTGACCCTAagaagaaatcccgctacgacaGTGGTCACGATATGGAGGACGACACAGGCAACATGGGAG ATTTTGACGCCAACAACATTTTCAAGGCATTCTTTGGTGGCGGAGGCGGCCAGGGCTATAGTTTCGAAGCTAATCAAT CATCCGGACCAGGAAATTTCTTCTTCCAGTTTGGTTAA
- the LOC112225980 gene encoding dnaJ homolog subfamily C member 7 isoform X1: protein MATVDDCDVTMDPEMEILSDEELEREAESFKEQGNAYYIKKDYSEAFSYYTKAIDMCPKNASYYGNRAATLMMLSRHREALEDSQQAVRLDDTFMKGHLREGKCHLSLGNAMAASRCFHRVLELEPDNSQAQQEVKNADSVLEYEKMAELGFEKHDFRMVVFCMDRALESASACHRFKVLKAECLAMLGRYPEAQSVASDILRMDATNGDALYVRGLCLYYEDCIDKAVQFFVQALRMAPDHEKARLACRNAKALKAKKEDGNKAFKDGNYDAAYELYSEALTIDPNNIKTNAKLFCNRGTVGSKLKKIDQAIEDCTKAVKLDETYIKAYLRRAQCYMDKEEYDEAVRDYEKVYQTEKTKEHKHLLKNAQLELKKSKRKDYYKVLGVDKNATEDEIKKAYRKRALMHHPDRHSSASAEVQKEEEKKFKEVGEAFTVLSDPKKKSRYDSGHDMEDDTGNMGADFDANNIFKAFFGGGGGQGYSFEANQSSGPGNFFFQFG, encoded by the exons ATGGCGACGGTTGATGACTGCGATGTGACCATGGATCCTGAAATGGAAATACTAAGCGACGAAGAATTGGAGAG GGAAGCGGAGAGCTTCAAGGAGCAAGGTAATGCATACTACATCAAGAAGGATTACTCTGAAGCATTCAGCTACTACACCAAGGCCATAG ACATGTGTCCTAAAAATGCCAGTTACTATGGAAACCGGGCGGCCACACTGATGATGCTGAGCCGGCACAGAGAGGCGCTGGAGGACTCCCAGCAGGCAGTGCGGCTCGACGATACTTTCATGAAG GGTCATCTACGGGAGGGGAAGTGCCACTTGTCCCTGGGCAACGCCATGGCAGCCAGCCGCTGTTTCCACAGGGTTCTAGAACTGGAGCCTGACAACAGCCAGGCACAGCAGGAG GTAAAGAATGCAGATTCTGTCCTGGAGTATGAAAAGATGGCTGAACTAGGATTTGAAAAGCATGACTTCAGGATG GTTGTGTTCTGCATGGACCGTGCCTTGGAGTCGGCCTCAGCCTGCCATCGGTTCAAGGTGCTGAAAGCGGAGTGTCTGGCCATGCTGGGGCGTTACCCAGAGGCCCAGTCAGTAGCCAG TGATATCCTGCGGATGGACGCTACTAATGGTGATGCCCTGTACGTCCGTGGTCTCTGTCTGTACTATGAGGACTGTATTGACAAGGCCGTCCAGTTCTTTGTCCAGGCCCTGCGCATGGCCCCTGACCATGAGAAGGCTCGCCTGGCCTGCAGA AATGCCAAAGCACTCAAAGCCAAGAAGGAGGATGGGAACAAGGCCTTCAAGGACGGGAACTATGATGCGGCCTACGAGCTGTACTCTGAGGCCCTGACCATAGACCCCAACAACATCAAAACCAATGCTAAGCTCTTCTGTAACAGGGGCACCGTGGGATCTAAG CTGAAAAAAATAGACCAGGCCATTGAAGACTGCACAAAGGCAGTTAAACTGGATGAGACCTACATCAAGGCCTATTTACGGAGAGCACAGTG TTACATGGACAAGGAGGAGTACGATGAGGCTGTGAGGGATTATGAGAAGGTCTACCAGACAGAGAAAACAAAAG AACACAAGCACCTCCTGAAGAATGCACAGTTGGAGCTGAAGAAGAGCAAGCGGAAAGATTACTACAAGGTGCTGGGAGTGGACAAGAACGCCACAGAGGACGAGATCAAGAAGGCTTACCGTAAACGGGCCCTCATGCACCATCCAG accgTCACAGCTCGGCCAGTGCTGAGGTtcagaaggaagaggagaagaagttTAAGGAGGTGGGCGAGGCGTTCACTGTGCTGTCTGACCCTAagaagaaatcccgctacgacaGTGGTCACGATATGGAGGACGACACAGGCAACATGGGAG CAGATTTTGACGCCAACAACATTTTCAAGGCATTCTTTGGTGGCGGAGGCGGCCAGGGCTATAGTTTCGAAGCTAATCAAT CATCCGGACCAGGAAATTTCTTCTTCCAGTTTGGTTAA
- the nkiras2 gene encoding NF-kappa-B inhibitor-interacting Ras-like protein 2 isoform X1: MIISCFVCVCLPVSFSMLAAETRLSPDLLFNYRVAKRLIIIMGKSCKVVVCGLAAVGKTAVLEQLLYANHIAGSEPMETLEDIYIGSIETDRGTREQVRFYDTRGLRDGLEFPRHYFSFADGFVLVYSIDSKESFKRMEALKKDIDRFRDKKEVTIVVLGNKLDMQEQRNVDSEVAQHWAKTEKVRLWEVSVADRRTLIEPFVHLASKMTQPQSKSSFPLSRNKNKGSGSVDS, from the exons ATGATAatatcatgttttgtgtgtgtctgtctgcctgtctcttttTCCATGCTAGCTGCAGAGACAAGACTGTCACCTGACTTGTTATTCAATTACAGAGTTGCCAAGAGACTGATCATCATCATGGGCAAGAGTTGTAAAGTGGTGGTGTGTGGTCTGGCTGCCGTTGGCAAGACTGCTGTCCTGGAGCAACTGCTGTATGCCAATCATATTGcgg GCTCAGAGCCCATGGAGACCCTGGAGGATATCTATATTGGCTCCATAGAAACGGACCGTGGCACTCGAGAGCAAGTGCGCTTCTATGACACCCGGGGTCTTCGTGATGGTCTGGAGTTCCCTCGCCACTACTTCTCCTTTGCAGACGGTTTTGTCCTGGTCTACAGCATCGACAGTAAGGAGTCCTTCAAACGCATGGAGGCCCTCAAGAAAGACATTGACCGCTTCCGTGATAAGAAAGAG GTGACCATAGTGGTGCTGGGCAACAAGCTGGACATGCAGGAGCAGAGAAACGTGGACTCTGAGGTGGCCCAGCACTGGGCCAAGACAGAAAAGGTGCGTCTGTGGGAGGTGTCTGTGGCAGACCGGAGGACCCTCATCGAGCCTTTTGTCCACCTGGCCAGCAAGATGACCCAGCCCCAGAGCAAATCATCCTTCCCCCTCAGCCGCAATAAGAACAAGGGGAGTGGATCTGTCGATAGCTGA
- the nkiras2 gene encoding NF-kappa-B inhibitor-interacting Ras-like protein 2 isoform X2 has translation MGKSCKVVVCGLAAVGKTAVLEQLLYANHIAGSEPMETLEDIYIGSIETDRGTREQVRFYDTRGLRDGLEFPRHYFSFADGFVLVYSIDSKESFKRMEALKKDIDRFRDKKEVTIVVLGNKLDMQEQRNVDSEVAQHWAKTEKVRLWEVSVADRRTLIEPFVHLASKMTQPQSKSSFPLSRNKNKGSGSVDS, from the exons ATGGGCAAGAGTTGTAAAGTGGTGGTGTGTGGTCTGGCTGCCGTTGGCAAGACTGCTGTCCTGGAGCAACTGCTGTATGCCAATCATATTGcgg GCTCAGAGCCCATGGAGACCCTGGAGGATATCTATATTGGCTCCATAGAAACGGACCGTGGCACTCGAGAGCAAGTGCGCTTCTATGACACCCGGGGTCTTCGTGATGGTCTGGAGTTCCCTCGCCACTACTTCTCCTTTGCAGACGGTTTTGTCCTGGTCTACAGCATCGACAGTAAGGAGTCCTTCAAACGCATGGAGGCCCTCAAGAAAGACATTGACCGCTTCCGTGATAAGAAAGAG GTGACCATAGTGGTGCTGGGCAACAAGCTGGACATGCAGGAGCAGAGAAACGTGGACTCTGAGGTGGCCCAGCACTGGGCCAAGACAGAAAAGGTGCGTCTGTGGGAGGTGTCTGTGGCAGACCGGAGGACCCTCATCGAGCCTTTTGTCCACCTGGCCAGCAAGATGACCCAGCCCCAGAGCAAATCATCCTTCCCCCTCAGCCGCAATAAGAACAAGGGGAGTGGATCTGTCGATAGCTGA